Proteins encoded by one window of Dendropsophus ebraccatus isolate aDenEbr1 chromosome 4, aDenEbr1.pat, whole genome shotgun sequence:
- the IP6K2 gene encoding inositol hexakisphosphate kinase 2, with translation MSPAFGAMEVEHYAKGVLLEPFLHQVGGHSCVLRFNDKTICKPLIQREHLFYETLPADIRKFTPQYKGVVSVSFEEDEDGNLCLIAYPLNRDQDNLENVDFMSDCSEAKSKLLRWSNKKGLLLENDNLTKERVRQHRKEEKIKSHKLEEEFEWLKKSEVLYYSVEKKGNVSSQFKHNPWSMKCHQQQLQRMKENSKHRNQYKFILLENLTCRYQVPCVLDLKMGTRQHGDDASEEKKANQIQKCQQSTSAIIGVRVCGMQVYQTGTGQLMFMNKYHGRKLSVQGFKEALYQFFHNGKNLRRELIDPVIKKLTELKMVLEKQESYRFYSSSLLIIYDGKELPEVPMDSDSEDLGDLSEESSDESAGAYAYKPSSNKHTASTVDVRMIDFAHTTCKFYREDSVVHEGEDTGYIFGLQNLIAIIKEIRDDSSE, from the exons ATGAGCCCTGCATTCGGAGCTATGGAAGTGGAGCACTATGCAAAGGGAGTTCTGCTCGAGCCTTTTTTACACCAGGTTGGGGGACACTCTTGTGTCCTTCGCTTTAACGACAAGACCATCTGTAAGCCCCTCATTCAAAGGGAGCACCTGTTCTATGAAACACTCCCTGCTGACATCAGAAAATTTACACCTCAGTATAAAG GTGTGGTATCTGTAAGCTTTGAAGAAGATGAAGACGGAAATCTGTGCCTAATTGCCTATCCTTTAAACCGGGACCAAGACAACCTGGAAAATGTCGACTTCATGTCAGACTGCAGCGAGGCAAAAAGTAAACTGCTCAGGTGGTCTAACAAGAAAGGTCTTCTCTTGGAGAACGATAACCTCACCAAGGAAAGGGTCCGACAACATAGGAAAGAAGAGAAAATCAAAAG cCACAAACTAGAAGAAGAATTTGAATGGTTAAAGAAATCAGAAGTTTTGTACTATAGTGTGGAGAAGAAAGGAAATGTCAGTTCACAATTTAAGCACAACCCATGGAGTATGAAATGCCACCAGCAACAGCTCCAGCGTATGAAGGAAAATTCAAAACACAGGAACCAATACA AATTTATTTTATTGGAAAACCTGACGTGTCGGTATCAAGTACCATGCGTTCTGGATCTAAAGATGGGAACACGGCAACATGGTGATGATGCATCAGAGGAAAAGAAAGCCAATCAAATACAGAAGTGTCAGCAAAGCACATCTGCGATTATTGGGGTCCGGGTGTGTGGTATGCAG GTCTACCAAACAGGCACTGGGCAACTCATGTTCATGAACAAATACCACGGCAGGAAACTCTCAGTCCAGGGCTTTAAAGAAGCACTTTATCAGTTCTTTCACAATGGGAAAAACTTGCGTCGGGAACTGATTGACCCTGTAATCAAAAAACTGACAGAACTTAAAATGGTTTTAGAAAAGCAGGAGTCATATCGCTTTTATTCCAGTTCACTGCTTATTATTTACGATGGGAAAGAATTACCAGAGGTTCCCATGGACTCTGACTCAGAAGACTTAGGGGATCTGTCCGAGGAGTCTTCGGATGAATCAGCCGGAGCCTATGCCTACAAACCTTCCAGCAACAAACACACAGCCAGCACTGTAGACGTCCGCATGATAGACTTTGCACACACAACCTGCAAGTTTTACAGGGAAGATAGTGTGGTACACGAAGGTGAGGACACGGGATACATTTTTGGACTCCAGAATTTAATAGCTATTATTAAAGAAATAAGAGATGACAGCAGCGAATAA